In one Rutidosis leptorrhynchoides isolate AG116_Rl617_1_P2 chromosome 8, CSIRO_AGI_Rlap_v1, whole genome shotgun sequence genomic region, the following are encoded:
- the LOC139862509 gene encoding 2-oxoglutarate-dependent dioxygenase DAO-like, with protein sequence MGRDGVPVIDMEKGEGLGEELVKACEEWGCFRVVNHGVPAELMAEMKLVAASLFDLPRDIKRRTANHHEHGKGYIGCNPVTPFLEGLSIDEISSPKEFFDLLEVSPHQREIINNYIKFIRDLAELLGRKLLEGTGLAGDLFEGWYCQLRMNKYHYGPESVGLKGVDIHTDPSFLTILQDDENINGLQVVDKYTGEFVPLDPVPGTLAVNIGDIGKVWSNGRYCNVKHRVWCFEPKTRYSIALFVLGPNEEIEAPSELVDLEHPRLYVPIDVVKYRQVRHSTRLSIGDDALKLFKTTAT encoded by the exons ATGGGAAGGGACGGAGTGCCTGTGATCGATATGGAGAAGGGCGAGGGGTTAGGGGAGGAATTAGTGAAGGCGTGTGAGGAATGGGGTTGTTTTAGGGTGGTCAACCATGGTGTACCGGCGGAGCTCATGGCGGAAATGAAGCTGGTGGCTGCATCACTCTTTGATCTCCCACGCGATATCAAGAGACGGACGGCTAATCATCATGAACATGGTAAGGGCTACATCGGATGTAACCCAGTAACTCCGTTTCTTGAAGGATTGAGTATCGATGAAATTTCATCTCCCAAAGAGTTCTTTGATCTTCTTGAAGTGTCTCCTCATCAAAG GGagattataaacaattatataaaaTTTATTCGTGATCTGGCCGAACTTCTTGGCCGGAAGTTGTTAGAAGGAACTGGGTTGGCCGGAGATTTGTTCGAAGGATGGTATTGCCAGTTGAGAATGAACAAATACCATTATGGCCCGGAAAGTGTAGGGTTAAAAGGCGTTGACATACACACCGACCCATCGTTTCTAACCATTTTACAAGACGACGAGAACATAAACGGTCTACAGGTAGTTGACAAATACACCGGCGAGTTTGTTCCATTAGATCCCGTTCCTGGCACGCTAGCAGTGAACATCGGGGATATTGGCAAG GTGTGGAGTAACGGGAGATATTGTAACGTGAAACATAGAGTATGGTGTTTTGAACCCAAAACACGATATTCGATTGCTTTATTTGTGTTGGGACCAAATGAGGAGATCGAAGCGCCTTCGGAACTTGTAGACTTGGAACATCCTCGTCTTTATGTTCCCATTGATGTCGTGAAATATAGACAAGTTCGACATTCTACAAGGTTAAGCATAGGTGATGATGCACTAAAGTTGTTTAAAACTACCGCAACATGA